One window from the genome of Mangifera indica cultivar Alphonso unplaced genomic scaffold, CATAS_Mindica_2.1 Un_0021, whole genome shotgun sequence encodes:
- the LOC123206008 gene encoding uncharacterized protein LOC123206008, which yields MAGNVRFESSSASPEDLASSGNYPNGQQGFYSLDRSGSFREGSESRMFSSVSSMSRGMATSTGDVPSLSQWLTLDPITMGDQKYIRLGDLISKVLGTSIGTTAEDNAFGAAHAKPPPAVATEELKQFKANVLYGSIKARGRAKKIDESLHNLDKYVKALNPKKLPRNDMLTNERPGGTNMLKMGALMQRNSPDFLPQRLEDRTKSVGLNKRVRTSVAETRAERSNIPARQALPMIKDRNMLKDGGETSDVVEEKIRRLPAGEGWEKKMKRKRSVGTVLTRPAEGDGELKRVMHHKLSNESCPLSCDAQGFRPGSSGGANGINKLDNTSLLASSNVRAIPKSDLGKVSLSRDFMAGSNKECIKGNKLNIREDNHLVTTSPLTKGKASRLPRTGPVMAAKSSPNIPRPSGSDGWEQSPIINKINSVVGASNRKRPLSVGSSSPPITQWGGQRPQKTSRSRRANLVSPVSNLDESQTSLEGCTPSDLGARIPTIGSNGLLVARGMSNGTTQYKVKQEIVLSPARLSESEESGAGENCEGRSKEKGVGSSELEERTTYVHSGGPSLLLTKKNKAQNKEEMGDGVRRQGRSGRGPSYSKASISPLQEKLENSSLSKPVKSSRPGFDKNGSKSGRRPLKKMSERKVFTRLCHTSMAGSPDLSGDSDDDREDLLAAANFACNSSYLACSGSFWKKMELMFASISLEDAAYLKLQGDLVHEDFLSQILVSGEKDRGLPGQIKSKELTRIPDLGDQVQDNGFFCGTMDSESMNEDTPLYQRVLSALIVEDEIEEFPENRGGRNMSFLYHQDDSSGGTCLLIDAETRKMERMEVEYYSMLDVQVQKQSSVDRLTCNGTSTFNRGKNIQNRLCNDDFANGGTGLLHSDIGILTEFSEIGCNGPKALNTTAFGIDSFDCQYDEMPLKDKVLLEVQSIGLHLEAV from the exons ATGGCGGGAAATGTGAGATTTGAGTCTAGTTCTGCTAGTCCGGAAGATTTGGCATCTTCAGGGAACTATCCAAACGGACAGCAGGGGTTTTATTCATTGGATAGGTCTGGAAGCTTCCGGGAAGGGAGTGAGAGCCGGATGTTTAGTTCTGTGAGCAGTATGTCTCGAGGAATGGCTACATCAACGGGGGATGTGCCATCATTATCTCAGTGGTTAACATTGGATCCTATTACAATGGGTGATCAAAAATATATACGGTTAGGTGATCTGATAAGCAAAGTGTTGGGAACGTCTATTGGGACCACTGCCGAAGACAATGCTTTTGGAGCTGCTCATGCAAAGCCTCCCCCTGCAGTAGCTACTGAGGAATTGAAACAGTTTAAAGCAAATGTGTTGTATGGCTCTATTAAGGCGCg GGGTAGGGCAAAAAAGATCGATGAATCCTTGCACAATCTGGACAAGTATGTTAAGGCTTTAAATCCAAAGAAGTTACCACGGAATGACATGCTAACAAATGAAAGGCCTGGTGGAACAAATATGTTAAAGATGGGTGCTTTGATGCAACGGAATTCTCCTGACTTTTTGCCTCAAAGACTGGAGGACAGAACTAAAAGTGTAGGTCTGAATAAAAGAGTTCGCACTTCAGTTGCTGAAACAAGG GCTGAGCGAAGTAATATTCCTGCAAGGCAGGCTCTACCTATGATAAAAGATAGAAACATGCTGAAAGATGGTGGTGAAACTTCTGATGTGGTTGAAGAAAAGATCCGTAGACTGCCTGCTGGAGAAGggtgggaaaagaaaatgaaaaggaagCGTTCAGTTGGCACTGTTTTAACCAGACCTGCAGAGGGTGATGGAGAGCTTAAACGTGTAATGCATCATAAGCTTAGCAATGAATCTTGTCCGCTGTCTTGTGATGCCCAAGGCTTTAG ACCAGGATCTTCTGGCGGTGCCAATGGCATTAATAAGTTAGATAATACTTCCTTGCTTGCTAGTTCAAATGTCCGTGCAATTCCCAAGAGTGATTTGGGGAAGGTTTCTCTTTCAAGGGATTTCATGGCTGGTTCAAATAAGGAGTGCattaaaggaaacaa GTTAAACATACGTGAGGATAATCATTTAGTCACTACTAGTCCGTTGACGAAAGGAAAGGCCTCAAGGCTACCTCGAACTGGTCCTGTAATGGCTGCAAAATCTTCTCCAAATATTCCTCGTCCATCTGGATCAGATGGCTGGGAACAATCTccaattataaacaaaattaattctGTGGTTGGGGCTAGTAATCGCAAGCGTCCTTTGTCTGTGGGATCATCCTCTCCCCCTATAACTCAGTGGGGTGGTCAGAGGCCACAAAAAACCTCACGCAGCCGAAGAGCTAATTTGGTCTCTCCTGTCTCAAATCTTGATGAAAGCCAAACATCTTTAGAGGGTTGTACACCTTCTGATTTAGGTGCTAGAATACCTACTATTGGGAGCAATGGGTTGCTTGTTGCTAGAGGCATGTCTAATGGCACCACACAATATAAGGTGAAGCAGGAGATTGTTTTATCCCCAGCCAGATTATCTGAAAGTGAAGAATCTGGTGCTGGGGAAAATTGTGAAGGTAGGTCAAAGGAAAAAGGAGTGGGTAGCAGTGAATTAGAGGAAAGAACCACTTATGTTCATAGTGGTGGTCCATCATTGTTGCTTACAAAGAAGAACAAAGCACAGAACAAGGAAGAGATGGGAGATGGCGTGCGTAGACAGGGTAGGAGTGGACGAGGCCCATCATATTCTAAGGCTAGCATTTCGCCACTGCAGGAAAAGTTGGAAAATTCATCCTTATCAAAGCCAGTTAAAAGTTCAAGGCCTGGTTTTGATAAGAATGGAAG CAAGTCAGGGCGTCGGCCACTAAAGAAAATGTCAGAACGCAAGGTCTTTACTCGACTGTGTCATACATCAATGGCTGGTTCCCCAGATTTGTCTg GTGATTCAGATGATGATCGTGAAGATCTCTTGGCAGCTGCAAATTTTGCTTGTAATTCCAGCT ATCTTGCATGTTCTGGTTCATTCTGGAAGAAAATGGAACTGATGTTTGCTTCCATCAGCTTAGAGGATGCAGCCTACTTGAAGCTACAG GGTGATCTTGTGCATGAAGATTTTCTGTCTCAGATTCTTGTTTCTGGTGAAAAAGACAGAGGCCTTCCTGGTCAGATTAAGTCAAAAGAGCTGACTAGGATTCCTGATCTGGGTGATCAAGTTCAGGACAATGGTTTCTTTTGTGGAACAATGGACTCAGAGAGTATGAATGAAGACACTCCATTGTATCAAAGAGTGCTTTCAGCTCTGATTGtggaagatgaaattgaagaatttcCAGAGAATAGGGGAGGGAGAAATATGTCTTTCCTATATCATCAGGATGATTCTTCTGGTGGTACATGTCTCCTTATTGATGCTGAAACTAGGAAGATGGAGAGGATGGAAGTTGAATATTACTCCATGCTGGATGTTCAGGTTCAGAAGCAATCTTCTGTTGACAGATTGACCTGCAATGGGACTTCTACCTTTAACAGGGGCAAAAACATACAAAATAGATTGTGTAATGATGATTTTGCAAATGGAGGGACTGGGCTTTTGCATTCAGATATTGGGATTTTGACTGAGTTTTCTGAAATTGGCTGTAATGGACCAAAAGCTCTAAATACAACTGCGTTTGGCATTGATTCCTTTGATTGCCAATATGATGAGATGCCTCTGAAAGACAAAGTTTTGCTGGAGGTGCAGAGTATTGGCCTGCATCTGGAAGCTGTG